A region from the Acyrthosiphon pisum isolate AL4f chromosome A1, pea_aphid_22Mar2018_4r6ur, whole genome shotgun sequence genome encodes:
- the LOC100160163 gene encoding cytosolic Fe-S cluster assembly factor NUBP2-like, whose product MSSNVKHIILVMSGKGGVGKSTVSTQLALGLVAKGYRCGILDVDLCGPSVPFLLKLENQEVHQCEAGWVPVYTDESKSLGVLSIGFLTKSRNDSVVWRGPKKTAFIKQLLSDVFWEDVDYLIIDTPPGTSDEHITVMENIKEAPCDGAILVTTPQQIALDDVRKELSFCRKTGIPILGIIENMSGYVCPNCSECTNLFSSNGGKSLAEHFQVPFLGTVPIDPRVSSETSKYVGLTNPESPMAISFNSIVDRVINPN is encoded by the exons ATGTCATCAAAcgtgaaacatattatattagtgatgTCCGGTAAAGGAGGAGTTGGTAAATCGACTGTGAGCACTCAGTTGGCACTTGGATTAGTAGCTAAAGGATACCGG tgTGGAATATTAGATGTAGATTTATGTGGCCCATCAGTACCGTTTTTGTTAAAACTAGAAAACCAAGAGGTACATCAATGTGAAGCTGGTTGGGTACCAGTTTATACAGACGAGTCAAAATCTTTAGGCGTGCTTTCAATTGGATTCTTGACCAAATCTAGAAATGATAGCGTAGTATGGAGAGGACCAAAAAAGACTG CATTCATAAAACAACTGCTTTCTGATGTTTTCTGGGAAGATGTTGATTATTTAATCATTGATACACCTCCAGGCACATCCGATGAACACATAACAGTTATGGagaatattaa AGAAGCTCCATGTGACGGAGCAATACTTGTAACAACTCCACAACAAATTGCTTTAGATGATGTCAGAAAAGAATTGTCATTTTGTCGTAAAACTGGTATTCCGATACTAGGTATAATTGAGAACATGAGTGGATACGTTTGCCCTAATTGTTCT gagtgtacaaatttgttttcatcCAACGGCGGAAAATCATTAGCTGAACATTTCCAAGTTCCCTTTTTAGGAACTGTACCAATAGATCCAAGAGTATCTTCCgaaacatcaaaatatgtcGGTTTAACTAATCCTGAATCACCAATGGCAATATCTTTTAACTCAATTGTTGACCGTGTAATAAATCCAAACTGA
- the LOC100169036 gene encoding evolutionarily conserved signaling intermediate in Toll pathway, mitochondrial, whose translation MNNVLRTCRGFVLFYNRQSIKSVQRGFHSTEPCLDKPPKVDVVSVDSFNNVKEKNKKTFLDMLKVYRMEKYRSGHVEFINKAIKHLDEFGVNEDLETYKKLIQVLPAGKFVPQNYIQSEFMHYPKHQQCIIDLLQKMEDNGVIPDWEVEDMLVKRFGPRGFPVRRYWRMMYWMPKFNNLSPWPIPKPAPNDPYELALLAIKRISSIDIESEVKVYKTKELEESIEDTWIVSGQSPDQKKIVANHPDNIPIYIEGGFRIWLRKQSIIYFILRTEPSPAIKNEEEEDEDDISNFRVPFFDKPIPKKSDKIAKKKTVHEQEDGTIIAVAATGTSSKNSLLSWIRFLEKDGNPRLTHIPILFTSKSPLGNVEPLSELDESKKEVEQSKQKVPIE comes from the exons ATGAACAATGTTCTAAGGACGTGCAgaggttttgttttattttataaccgaCAGTCTATCAAGTCTGTCCAACGAGGGTTTCACTCAACAGAGCCATGTCTTGACAAACCTCCTAAAGTTGATGTGGTGAGTGTAGATAGTTTCAATAATGTCAAGGAGAAAAACAAAAAGACGTTCTTGGATATGTTAAAAGTATATCGAATGGAAAAATATCGATCTGGTCATGTAGAATTTATAAACAAAGCAATTAAGCACTTGGATGAATTTGGAGTAAATGAAGACCTAGAAACTTACAAAAAACTTATCCAAGTTTTACCAGCGGGAAAATTTGTCCCCCAGAACTATATACAGTCGGAGTTTATGCACTACCCAAAACACCAGCAGTGTATCATTGACTTATTACAGAAAATGGAGGATAATG gagtaATTCCTGATTGGGAAGTAGAAGACATGCTTGTTAAACGGTTTGGTCCTCGTGGATTTCCCGTACGGCGCTATTGGCGCATGATGTACTGGATGcctaagtttaataatttatctccTTGGCCTATACCTAAGCCTGCACCTAATGATCCTTATGAACTAGCATTATTAGCTATTAAAAGAATTAGTAGTATAGACATTGAATCTGAAGTTAAAGTATACAAAACTAAGGAGTTAGAAGAAAGCATTGAGGATACATGGATAGTTAGTGGTCAAAGCCctgatcaaaaaaaaatagttgctaATCACCCTGATAATATCCCTATATATATTGAAGGCGGGTTTAGAATATGGCTTCGAAAACagagtattatttatttcattttaagaacTGAACCTTCTCCTGCAATAAAaaatgaagaagaagaagatgaaGATG atattAGTAATTTCCGTGTACCTTTTTTTGATAAGCCTATTCCAAAAAAATCTGACaaaattgctaaaaaaaaaactgtacatgAACAAGAAGATGGTACAATAATCGCAGTTGCTGCAACTGGTACATCCAGTAAAAACTCTTTATTATCTTgg attaggTTTTTGGAGAAAGATGGGAACCCAAGACTAACTCATATACCAATTTTGTTTACAAGTAAATCACCACTTGGAAATGTGGAACCATTGTCTGAACTGGATGAATCAAAGAAAGAAGTTGAACAGTCGAAACAAAAAGTACCCATAgagtaa